The sequence GCTCGCTGGAAGCGGCCAACGCCAAGCGCGACTTCTGGCTGGCTCAGGCAAATGTCAGCGCCGCGATTTACGGCGGCGGTTCCGGCTCAGCCCCGCAGGGCGGAAGCGTGGAAATCGCCGCGGGCGGCGGCGCAGGCCATTGAAAGGATCACATGACATGATGAACAGACGTCAACTGCTTGGGGCCGGCGCCGCGGGTGCTGCGCTGGTGTCCAGCCAGGCCTGGGGCAAGACCGTGAACATGGGCCTGCCCGAAGCCGCCAGCATGGACAGCGCGGCAACCCAGCCGCCGCTGTCGCCCTCCACCGGGCCGGACTACAACCCCGTGGTCACCCTGAACGGCTGGACGCTGCCGTTCCGGATGAACAACGGGGTGAAGGAATTCCACTTGGTCGCCGAACCGGTCGAGCGGGAGCTGGCCGACGGCATGATCGCGCATCTGTGGGGCTATAACGGCCAGTCCACCGGCCCCACCATCGAGGCGGTGGAGGGCGACCGGGTGCGGATCTTCGTGACCAACAAGCTGCCCGAACATACCTCGGTGCATTGGCACGGGATGATCCTGCCCTCGGGCATGGACGGGGTCGGCGGCCTCAGCCACCCAGGCATCCCGCCGGGCAAGACCTTTGTCTACGAGTTCGACCTGATCAAATCCGGCACCTTCATGTACCACCCGCACGCGGATGAGATGGTGCAGATGGCGATGGGGATGATGGGCATGTTCATCGTGCATCCCAAGGACCCGGATTTCATGCGGGTGGACCGGGACTTCCTGATCATGCTCAACGCCTTCGACATCGACCCAGGCTCCTATGTGCCGCGGGTGATGGAGATGACGGACTTCAACCTGTGGTGCTGGAATAGCCGGATCTTCCCGGACATCGACCCGCTGGTTGTGAACCAGGGCGACCGGGTACGGGTCAGGACCGGCAACCTGACCATGACCAACCACCCGATCCACATGCATGGTTATGATTTCGAAGTCACCTGCACTGATGGCGGCTGGGTGCCCGAAAGCGCACGCTGGCCGGAGGTGTCGATCGACATTCCCGTCGGCGCCATGCGCGCCTATGAGTTCGACGCGGTGCATCCGGGCGACTGGGCGATCCACTGCCACAAGTCGCACCACACGATGAACGCGATGGGCCATGACGTCCCGACCTTCATCGGCACCGACAAGCGCAAGCTGACGGGCCAGATCCGCAATCTGCAGCCCGAAT is a genomic window of Leisingera caerulea DSM 24564 containing:
- a CDS encoding multicopper oxidase family protein, whose product is MMNRRQLLGAGAAGAALVSSQAWGKTVNMGLPEAASMDSAATQPPLSPSTGPDYNPVVTLNGWTLPFRMNNGVKEFHLVAEPVERELADGMIAHLWGYNGQSTGPTIEAVEGDRVRIFVTNKLPEHTSVHWHGMILPSGMDGVGGLSHPGIPPGKTFVYEFDLIKSGTFMYHPHADEMVQMAMGMMGMFIVHPKDPDFMRVDRDFLIMLNAFDIDPGSYVPRVMEMTDFNLWCWNSRIFPDIDPLVVNQGDRVRVRTGNLTMTNHPIHMHGYDFEVTCTDGGWVPESARWPEVSIDIPVGAMRAYEFDAVHPGDWAIHCHKSHHTMNAMGHDVPTFIGTDKRKLTGQIRNLQPEYMPMGTAGMADMGEMSMPLPDNTVPMMAGWGPYGPLEMGGMFSVVKVREGIDANDYSDPGWYENPPGTQAYEWTGELPDFARAEDAQTRITPKPTAKG